DNA sequence from the Ramlibacter agri genome:
CGTAAAGTGCCAGCGCCTGCAACAGTCCTGCCAAATCCTTCTGCACCTGCGCGAAACGATGGTGTCGAGCGACCGAAACGCAGGCTGGTTTGCGCGATCAGCGCACCCCCGCAACCCGCGAAGCGGGCCGCATCATCCGATTCCCCACGTAGATCAACGCAAGCACCGCCACGTACGACGCCAGTTGCGCGCCCGAAGGCTGCGCGTCATAGCCCACCAGCGCATGCAGCAAGGTGCCCAGCGCCGAGTCCTGCGCCAGCAGGTGCGAGCTGTCCCACAGCGGCGCCGTCCAGCGCTCGATGAAGCCGGCCTGCGCCAGCGTCTTGACCAGCTGGCTGCCGATGGCGCCGGCCAGGATGGCGATCAGCACGTTGGTGACGGCGAACAGGTGGCGCGCCGGGATGCGCGCGAGGCCCGTGTACACCAGCACGCCCGCTCCCACGCCGAGCGTCATGCCCAGGAGCACGGCGCCGACGATGCTGGAGGTGCCGTACTGCGTACCGGTCAGGGCGCCGCCGACGAACAGCACCGTCTCCGCGCCTTCGCGCAGCACCGCCAGAGCCACCGCGATCAACAGCGCCCACGGCCTGCGGTTGCCGTGCTGCACCGACTGCCCCAGCAGGCGTGCCTCGGCGGCCATCTCGCGGGCATGGGCGGCAACCCAGATGCAGTGCCACAGCAGCATCGCCAGCGCCACCGACAGCACGGCGATGTTGATCACGTCCTGGCCGAGGCCGTCGAACCATTCGCCCACGTGCTGCGCGGCCAGGGCCAGCACCAGCGCGCCGAGCACGCCGATGCCGACGCCGCCTCCCAGCCAGCGGTTGCGGCCGGCCAGGCCACGGGTGGCCGCAGCGACGATGCCGACGAACAGCGCGGCTTCGAGCGACTCGCGAAAGACGATCAGGGCGGCGGCGAACATGCGGCCTCCCTTATTCGGCGATGACGACGCCCTGGGCCGTCTTCTCGTTGAATTCGCCGAAGAACATGTAGCGGCCCGGCTTCAGCGGCCGGATGTAGATGGACGCCCGCTTGCCGCCGGGAATGACCTTCTCCACGCCCATGTCCTTGCTCTCGAACTCCTCCGGCGAGCTGTCCTGGTTCTCCACGACGAACTTCAGGCGCACGTTGGCCGGCACCTTCAGTTCGGCCGGCTGGAAGCGGTGGTCCTTGATCGCGATCGCGAATTCGGGTTCGGCAGCGGCGGCCCAGCCGCAGAACACGGTGGCAGCCAGGGCGAGGGTCAGGGTGCGGCGGATGGGCTTCATTTGCCCTGGAGTCTAAACGAGAAGAATTCGCATTTGCAAACGAGGCCAAAAAAATCCGGCCACTCGGACCGGATCTTCTTGGCGCCTTAGCGCACCCGCATCCCCGGCTGCGCCCCTTCCCAAGGCTCCAGCACGTAGATCCCCGGATTCGCCTTCTCGTCCCCATGGCTCGCCGCCAGCACCATGCCTTCGCTCACGCCGAACTTCATCTTCCGCGGCGCCAGGTTGGCCACCAGCACCGTCAACTTGCCCACCAGCTGATCCGGCTTGTATGCGGATGCGATCCCGGAGAACACGTTGCGCATCTGGCCCTCGCCCGCATCCAGCGTCAGCCGCAGCAGCTTGGTCGAACCCTCGACCGCTTCCGCGTTGACGATCTTGGCGATGCGCAGGTCGATCTTGGCGAAGTCGTCGATGCTGATCGTGGGCGCGATCTCCTCGCCGCCCGGCACCAGCTTCTCGGGCGCGGCTTCGGCCGGCGGCTCGAACAGCGCGTCCAGCAGCTTCATGTCGACGCGCTGCATCAGGTGCTTGTACTCGCCGACCTGGTGCCCCGCACCCAGAGGCGCGACGGCATTGCTCCAGTCCAGCGGCGCGCATTGCAGGAAAGCCTCGGCCTGCGCGGCCAGCGCCGGCAGTACCGGCTTCAGGCAGGCGGTGAGCACCTTGAAGGCTTCGACGCAATCGGAGCAGACCTTCGCCGCCTCCTCGGCCTTGCCTTCCTTCACCAGCTTCCAGGGCGCCGCACCGTCGAAGCGCAGGTTCACCTGGTCGGCGAAGGCCATGATCTCGCGCAGCGCCTTGCCGTAGTCGCGCGACTCGTACAGTGCCTGCACGTCCTGCACCAGCTTGCCCGGATTCAGCGCGCCGATGTCCCCGCCGGCCAGCTTCCCGCCCGGGATGAACTTCACCGCGCGGCTGGCGATGTTGATGTACTTGCCGACCAGGTCGGAGTTGACGCGCGCCACGAAGTCGTCGGGGTTGAAGTCGACGTCCTCCACGCGGCCATTCAGCTTGGCCGCGATGTAGTAACGCAGCCACTCCGGGTTCATGCCCAGCGCCAGGTACTTCAGCGGGTCGATGCCGGTGCCGCGGCTCTTGGACATCTTCTCGCCGCTGACGGTGATGAAGCCGTGCACGTTCACCTGGTTCGGCGTCTTGCGGCCGCTGAACTGCAGCATCGCCGGCCAGAACAGGGTGTGGAAGTACACGATGTCCTTGCCGATGAAGTGCACCTGCTCCACACCTGGGTCGCTGACGAACTGGTCGAAGGACACGTCGGTGCGCGAGGGCGCATGCCAGTGGTTCCTGGCCTGGCCCTTGTCGAAGTGGTTCTTCAGGCTGGCGAGGTAGCCGATCGGCGCGTCCAGCCAGACGTAGAAGTACTTGCCCGGCGCGTCGGGGATCTCGATGCCGAAGTAGGGCGCCTCGCGGCTGATGTCCCAGTCGGCCATGCCGGCTTCGAACCATTCGCCGGCCTTCTTCGCCATCTCGGGCTGCAGCTTGCCGTCCTGCGTCCAGGCCTTCAGGAAGTCCACCACCTTGGGATCGGACAGCTTGAAGAAGAAGTGCTCGGAGCTGCGCAGCTCCGGCGTCGCGCCGGTCAGCGTCGAATAGGGGTTGATCAGCTCGGTGGGCGAGTAGACGCTGCTGCACACCTCGCAGGAGTCGCCGTACTGGTCCTTCGCGTGGCACACCGGGCATTCGCCCTTGATGTAGCGATCCGGCAGGAACATGCCCTTGACGGGGTCGTAGAACTGCTCGATGGTCCGGGACGTGATCATCCCGTTGGCCTTGAGCT
Encoded proteins:
- the metG gene encoding methionine--tRNA ligase, whose translation is MSQRKLFVTTALPYANGKFHIGHIMEYIQADIWVRHQRMGGQMVHFVGADDAHGAPIMIAAEKAGKTPDQFVAEIAAGRKEYLDGFHVRFDNWHSTHSPENTELAQGIYKKLKANGMITSRTIEQFYDPVKGMFLPDRYIKGECPVCHAKDQYGDSCEVCSSVYSPTELINPYSTLTGATPELRSSEHFFFKLSDPKVVDFLKAWTQDGKLQPEMAKKAGEWFEAGMADWDISREAPYFGIEIPDAPGKYFYVWLDAPIGYLASLKNHFDKGQARNHWHAPSRTDVSFDQFVSDPGVEQVHFIGKDIVYFHTLFWPAMLQFSGRKTPNQVNVHGFITVSGEKMSKSRGTGIDPLKYLALGMNPEWLRYYIAAKLNGRVEDVDFNPDDFVARVNSDLVGKYINIASRAVKFIPGGKLAGGDIGALNPGKLVQDVQALYESRDYGKALREIMAFADQVNLRFDGAAPWKLVKEGKAEEAAKVCSDCVEAFKVLTACLKPVLPALAAQAEAFLQCAPLDWSNAVAPLGAGHQVGEYKHLMQRVDMKLLDALFEPPAEAAPEKLVPGGEEIAPTISIDDFAKIDLRIAKIVNAEAVEGSTKLLRLTLDAGEGQMRNVFSGIASAYKPDQLVGKLTVLVANLAPRKMKFGVSEGMVLAASHGDEKANPGIYVLEPWEGAQPGMRVR
- a CDS encoding FTR1 family iron permease — encoded protein: MFAAALIVFRESLEAALFVGIVAAATRGLAGRNRWLGGGVGIGVLGALVLALAAQHVGEWFDGLGQDVINIAVLSVALAMLLWHCIWVAAHAREMAAEARLLGQSVQHGNRRPWALLIAVALAVLREGAETVLFVGGALTGTQYGTSSIVGAVLLGMTLGVGAGVLVYTGLARIPARHLFAVTNVLIAILAGAIGSQLVKTLAQAGFIERWTAPLWDSSHLLAQDSALGTLLHALVGYDAQPSGAQLASYVAVLALIYVGNRMMRPASRVAGVR
- a CDS encoding cupredoxin domain-containing protein; the protein is MKPIRRTLTLALAATVFCGWAAAAEPEFAIAIKDHRFQPAELKVPANVRLKFVVENQDSSPEEFESKDMGVEKVIPGGKRASIYIRPLKPGRYMFFGEFNEKTAQGVVIAE